A single Nostoc sp. PCC 7107 DNA region contains:
- a CDS encoding FkbM family methyltransferase: MYSLTQKIEYRLNRLAGRIMLKARKVTKPKSVNILGIQLPIPPNISRGPLEALYAGYYEASELKIMKTTLDIHDRVMELGTGLGLLASYCARKLGSEKVFTYEANPALESLIRQTFALNNVNPHLNICLLGETSGEQNFYVGKSFWSSSIIQRKSDDQVIKVPVIPFNQEIQRIDPTFLIIDIEGGEYELFQYANLHNVKKICIEIHSAIMGVEKTEFVQQKLAAQGFRLDRTKQYVNELFFYR, from the coding sequence ATGTATTCGCTCACTCAAAAAATAGAGTATCGTCTCAATAGGTTAGCTGGTCGGATTATGCTGAAAGCCCGAAAAGTTACTAAACCAAAGTCTGTCAATATTTTGGGTATTCAACTGCCGATTCCCCCCAATATCAGTCGAGGCCCATTAGAAGCTCTCTATGCTGGTTATTATGAGGCTTCAGAGCTAAAAATTATGAAAACTACATTAGATATACATGATCGTGTGATGGAATTAGGAACAGGCTTAGGGTTACTTGCAAGCTACTGCGCTCGCAAATTAGGCTCGGAGAAAGTATTTACCTATGAAGCTAATCCAGCATTAGAATCGTTAATTCGGCAGACTTTTGCTTTAAATAATGTCAATCCTCATTTAAATATTTGTTTATTAGGTGAAACTTCAGGAGAGCAAAATTTTTATGTTGGTAAAAGTTTTTGGTCTTCTTCCATTATTCAACGTAAGTCTGATGATCAAGTGATTAAGGTTCCTGTAATTCCCTTTAATCAGGAGATTCAAAGAATTGATCCTACTTTTTTAATTATTGATATTGAGGGAGGTGAATATGAATTATTTCAATATGCAAACTTACACAACGTAAAGAAAATTTGTATCGAAATTCATTCAGCTATTATGGGAGTCGAAAAGACAGAATTTGTACAGCAAAAATTAGCTGCACAAGGGTTTCGTCTTGATCGTACAAAACAGTATGTTAATGAATTATTCTTTTATCGCTAA
- a CDS encoding DUF427 domain-containing protein, with protein sequence MPKATWNGATLAESDNTVVVEGNHYFPPDAINKQYFQDSSTHTTCPWKGLASYYSIEVDGQVNKDAAWYYPSAKEKAKNIEGYIAFWKGVKVEA encoded by the coding sequence ATGCCGAAAGCAACCTGGAACGGCGCAACTTTAGCCGAAAGCGATAATACTGTAGTTGTGGAAGGTAATCATTATTTCCCTCCCGACGCAATTAACAAGCAGTATTTTCAAGACAGCAGCACTCACACAACTTGTCCCTGGAAAGGTTTAGCTAGTTACTACAGCATCGAAGTTGATGGACAAGTCAACAAAGACGCTGCTTGGTATTATCCCAGCGCCAAGGAAAAAGCGAAAAATATTGAAGGGTATATCGCTTTCTGGAAAGGCGTAAAAGTCGAAGCTTAA
- a CDS encoding prolyl oligopeptidase family protein codes for MSTAKQITYPTTQKSEQVDDYHGTLVADPYRWLENPDSEETKAWIAAQNKITFGFLGEIPARDKIKQRLTKLWDYEKYGIPFKEGESLGDGSSDRYFYFKNDGLQNQSILYTLKTLDSEPQVLLDPNKLSADGTVALSGLSISNDGKLLAYGLSNSGSDWQEWKVRNVETGKDLADHLQWIKFSGASWTNDNQGFFYSRYNEPNSKTQLEDVNYYQKLYYHKLGTPQSEDILIYQRPDQKEWGFGGGVTEDGQYLIISVWLGTDSRNLVFYKDLTNPQAEVVELINEFEADYSFIDHDDSIFYFRTDLNAPRGRVIAIDVKKPDKSAWQEIIRQSEATLESVNILNNQFVADYLQDARSQIKIFDLKGALVREVELPGVGSVGGFGGKRHDTETFYSFTSFTTPGAIYRYNLLTGKSELFRQPKVDFNPDDYETKQVFYHSKDGTKMPMFITHKKGIKLDGNNPTYLYAYGGFNISLTPTFSVSNLVWMEMGGVYAMPNLRGGGEYGEEWHQAGMKEKKQNVFDDFIAAAEWLIANKYTKTGKLAIAGGSNGGLLVGACMTQRPDLFGAALPAVGVMDMLRFHKFTIGWAWTAEYGSPDNAEEFKTLYAYSPLHNLKAKTAYPATLITTADHDDRVVPAHSFKFAAALQAAHQGDAPVLIRIETKAGHGAGKPTTKIIEEAADKWAFLVRVLDIKI; via the coding sequence ATGTCAACAGCAAAACAGATCACTTATCCAACTACCCAAAAAAGCGAACAAGTAGATGATTATCACGGAACGTTGGTTGCAGACCCTTATCGTTGGTTAGAGAATCCCGATTCTGAAGAAACGAAAGCCTGGATTGCGGCTCAAAATAAAATTACTTTTGGCTTTTTAGGTGAAATTCCTGCTCGTGACAAAATTAAACAACGCTTAACTAAACTTTGGGATTATGAAAAGTATGGTATCCCATTTAAGGAAGGCGAATCTTTAGGAGACGGTTCCAGCGATCGCTATTTTTATTTCAAAAACGATGGACTGCAAAATCAAAGCATATTATATACATTAAAAACTCTCGACTCTGAACCACAAGTTTTACTTGACCCCAATAAACTTTCTGCTGATGGCACTGTTGCTTTATCAGGTTTATCTATTAGTAATGATGGTAAACTTTTAGCTTATGGTCTTTCAAATTCTGGTTCTGATTGGCAAGAGTGGAAAGTCCGCAATGTCGAAACAGGTAAAGATTTAGCAGACCATTTGCAGTGGATTAAATTTTCTGGTGCATCTTGGACGAATGATAATCAAGGCTTTTTTTATAGTCGTTACAATGAGCCAAACTCTAAAACTCAGTTAGAAGATGTCAACTATTATCAAAAGCTTTATTACCATAAATTGGGTACACCCCAATCGGAAGACATTTTAATTTATCAACGTCCTGACCAAAAAGAATGGGGATTTGGTGGTGGTGTTACAGAAGATGGACAATATTTAATTATTTCTGTGTGGTTGGGAACTGACTCTAGGAATTTAGTTTTTTATAAAGACTTAACTAATCCCCAAGCTGAAGTTGTTGAACTCATTAACGAGTTTGAGGCAGATTATAGTTTTATTGACCATGATGATAGTATCTTTTATTTCCGCACCGATTTAAATGCCCCACGGGGTAGAGTAATTGCCATTGATGTTAAAAAACCAGACAAATCAGCATGGCAAGAAATTATTCGGCAAAGTGAAGCAACTTTAGAAAGTGTCAATATTCTCAATAATCAGTTTGTTGCTGATTATTTGCAAGATGCGCGATCGCAAATCAAAATTTTTGACTTAAAAGGTGCATTGGTGCGCGAGGTAGAATTACCCGGAGTTGGTTCAGTCGGCGGCTTTGGTGGTAAACGTCATGATACGGAAACTTTTTATAGTTTCACTAGTTTTACTACTCCAGGCGCAATTTATCGCTACAACTTATTAACAGGCAAAAGTGAACTTTTTCGTCAACCAAAGGTAGACTTTAATCCTGATGATTACGAAACAAAGCAGGTATTTTATCACAGCAAAGATGGCACAAAGATGCCGATGTTTATTACTCACAAAAAAGGCATTAAGTTAGATGGTAATAACCCGACTTATCTCTATGCTTATGGTGGGTTTAATATCTCTCTAACTCCGACTTTTTCTGTGAGTAACTTGGTGTGGATGGAGATGGGTGGTGTTTATGCTATGCCAAATCTGCGCGGTGGTGGTGAATATGGCGAAGAATGGCATCAAGCAGGGATGAAAGAGAAAAAACAAAATGTGTTTGATGATTTTATTGCGGCGGCTGAGTGGTTAATTGCCAATAAGTATACAAAAACTGGCAAACTAGCGATCGCAGGTGGTAGTAACGGCGGTTTATTGGTGGGTGCTTGTATGACACAGCGTCCTGATTTATTTGGTGCGGCCTTACCAGCAGTCGGCGTGATGGATATGTTGCGCTTTCACAAGTTTACTATCGGCTGGGCTTGGACTGCCGAATACGGTTCGCCAGATAATGCGGAAGAGTTCAAAACTCTTTATGCTTATTCACCGTTGCATAATCTCAAAGCAAAGACAGCTTATCCCGCCACTTTAATTACTACCGCAGATCATGACGATCGCGTTGTACCTGCCCATAGTTTCAAATTTGCGGCGGCTTTGCAAGCAGCCCATCAAGGTGATGCGCCTGTGTTAATTAGAATTGAGACAAAGGCGGGACATGGTGCGGGTAAACCAACAACCAAGATAATTGAGGAAGCTGCGGATAAGTGGGCTTTTTTGGTAAGGGTTTTGGATATTAAGATTTAA
- a CDS encoding Uma2 family endonuclease — MQVTQQQYYTPEEYLQLEEAAEYKSEYIDGQIIPMAGGTVNHAQILLNLGSALNFAFRQQNYEVFVSDVRLWIAQKRIYTYPDVMIIAGEPEFFNNRQDIITNPQIIVEVLSKSTRNYDYEDKFAAYRTIPTFQEYLLIDQYRVHLEQFSKIGKKQWNLREYDEEDNAIAFASVPLEISLQDLYNKVNFELVEPETEII, encoded by the coding sequence ATGCAGGTTACACAACAGCAATACTATACCCCAGAGGAATATTTACAGCTAGAGGAAGCGGCTGAATATAAAAGTGAATATATTGATGGACAAATAATTCCAATGGCGGGTGGAACCGTTAATCATGCTCAAATCTTACTTAACCTTGGTTCTGCGTTAAATTTTGCATTTAGACAGCAAAATTACGAAGTTTTTGTGAGTGATGTCCGTCTGTGGATAGCACAAAAACGGATTTATACATACCCAGATGTGATGATTATCGCAGGTGAACCGGAATTTTTTAACAATCGCCAAGATATTATTACTAATCCGCAAATTATTGTGGAGGTGCTGTCAAAATCCACTAGAAATTACGATTATGAGGATAAGTTTGCGGCGTATCGCACAATTCCCACGTTTCAAGAATATCTGTTAATAGACCAATATCGGGTGCATTTAGAGCAGTTTTCTAAGATTGGGAAAAAACAATGGAACCTGCGTGAGTATGATGAGGAAGATAATGCGATCGCCTTTGCATCTGTACCCTTGGAGATTTCTCTACAAGATTTATATAACAAAGTGAATTTTGAGCTTGTTGAGCCGGAAACTGAAATAATCTGA
- a CDS encoding glycosyltransferase: protein MVALNTSLSLNQRANEYFLNGNYIQAANLYEQAIAVNPEIKSNYWHLGLIFLLQEQEVEAQTTWFMAMMEGEAEQVNIWNAELLEILETEADRQEKLEKYNICEKIRQNIRQIAPDNIHNLLHLINLHIKLETYTEETFSELDIIEIINSNTKTNINLEILGKTISSVLHYIQIYPSSIEFFEACSLHFTENPQALMNIFIAAAVDIAYSRRQPKIAAQLCEIYLRLDNNNPGVLGHLSSFYQNSDDYELGIETAKTFYSLVERLPEKIFANRQILRGLMSAGGQWQESYSVNQRQQDLLAELIATNPQDLTPMDVSILLNSNYFAFYIEDNIAKNRSVQNKILQICQENHNIYAQAQVEKYSQGHLERKKQRISQKKLKIGYISHCFKSHSVGWLARWLLQYHDRDKFEINGYFVNSDNVSDLLHQWYINQMDKVFKSYNVWSLAEEIYQDEIDILIDLDSITLDITCEVMTFKPAPIQVTWLGWDASGSPSIDYFIADPYVLSESAQEHYQEKIWRLPQTYIAVDGFEVNVPKVRRDELDIPNDAVVYFSGQRGFKRHPDITRLQLKILKEVPNSYFLIKGLADEESTHKFFAQIAKEEEVDYARLRFLADAPTEGVHRANLDIADIVLDTYPYNGATTTLETLWMCIPMVTRVGEQFAARNSYTMMMNAGISEGIAWTDEEYVEWGIRLGKDADLRQQIAWKLRQSRKTSPLWNGKQFAREMEKAYEQMWQKYTTK, encoded by the coding sequence ATGGTTGCTCTAAATACTTCTCTCAGCTTAAATCAGCGTGCAAATGAATATTTTCTGAACGGAAATTACATTCAAGCTGCTAACCTTTATGAACAAGCAATTGCTGTCAATCCAGAAATTAAATCTAACTATTGGCATTTAGGATTAATCTTCCTCTTACAGGAACAAGAAGTAGAAGCACAAACGACTTGGTTCATGGCAATGATGGAAGGAGAAGCAGAACAAGTTAATATTTGGAATGCTGAATTATTAGAAATTTTAGAAACAGAAGCCGACCGCCAAGAGAAGCTAGAAAAATATAATATTTGCGAAAAAATCAGGCAAAACATTAGGCAAATTGCTCCTGACAATATTCACAATCTCCTGCATCTAATTAATCTACATATTAAGCTTGAAACTTATACAGAGGAAACATTCAGTGAACTAGATATCATTGAGATTATTAATTCCAATACAAAAACAAACATCAATTTAGAAATTTTAGGTAAAACCATAAGTAGTGTTTTACACTATATACAGATATATCCTTCTAGTATAGAGTTCTTTGAAGCTTGTTCTCTACATTTTACAGAAAATCCTCAAGCTTTAATGAATATCTTCATAGCTGCGGCTGTAGACATTGCTTACTCGCGTAGACAACCAAAAATAGCAGCGCAGTTATGTGAAATTTATTTACGACTGGATAACAATAATCCAGGAGTGTTAGGTCATTTATCTAGTTTTTATCAAAATTCTGATGACTATGAATTAGGCATAGAAACAGCTAAAACTTTTTATTCTTTGGTGGAAAGATTACCAGAAAAGATTTTTGCCAACCGTCAGATATTAAGGGGATTAATGAGTGCTGGTGGTCAGTGGCAAGAATCTTACTCTGTCAATCAAAGGCAACAAGATTTATTAGCAGAACTTATAGCTACGAATCCTCAAGATTTGACACCAATGGATGTATCTATACTGTTAAATTCCAATTATTTTGCATTTTATATAGAAGACAATATAGCGAAAAATAGGTCTGTACAAAATAAAATACTGCAAATATGTCAAGAAAATCATAATATTTATGCCCAAGCACAAGTAGAAAAATATTCTCAAGGACATTTAGAAAGAAAAAAACAAAGAATATCTCAGAAAAAACTGAAAATAGGATATATCTCCCATTGTTTCAAAAGTCATTCTGTGGGTTGGTTAGCACGATGGTTATTGCAGTATCATGACCGAGATAAGTTTGAAATTAATGGTTATTTTGTTAATAGTGATAATGTATCTGATCTCTTGCATCAGTGGTATATTAACCAAATGGATAAGGTATTCAAATCCTATAATGTTTGGTCACTAGCAGAAGAAATTTATCAAGATGAAATTGATATTTTAATCGACTTGGATAGCATCACACTTGATATAACTTGTGAAGTGATGACCTTCAAACCAGCACCAATTCAGGTGACATGGTTAGGTTGGGATGCTTCGGGTAGTCCATCGATAGATTATTTTATTGCTGACCCCTACGTTCTTTCAGAATCCGCACAGGAACACTATCAAGAAAAAATTTGGCGCTTACCTCAAACCTATATAGCTGTAGATGGTTTTGAGGTAAATGTGCCTAAAGTACGACGAGATGAATTGGATATTCCCAATGATGCAGTTGTTTATTTTTCTGGACAAAGGGGATTTAAAAGGCATCCAGATATTACAAGATTGCAGTTAAAAATTCTAAAAGAAGTTCCAAATAGCTATTTCTTGATTAAAGGTTTGGCCGATGAAGAATCAACTCACAAATTCTTTGCCCAAATAGCGAAAGAAGAAGAAGTTGATTATGCAAGATTGCGATTTTTAGCAGATGCTCCGACAGAAGGTGTTCACCGAGCTAATTTAGATATTGCTGATATAGTTTTAGACACTTATCCTTACAATGGGGCGACAACTACCTTAGAAACTCTGTGGATGTGCATCCCGATGGTAACGCGAGTGGGTGAGCAATTTGCGGCACGTAATAGCTATACCATGATGATGAATGCTGGTATTTCTGAAGGTATTGCCTGGACTGATGAAGAGTATGTAGAGTGGGGTATACGCTTAGGCAAAGATGCGGATTTGCGGCAACAAATTGCTTGGAAGCTGAGACAATCCAGAAAAACTTCACCTTTGTGGAATGGTAAGCAATTTGCTCGTGAAATGGAAAAAGCTTATGAGCAAATGTGGCAGAAATATACAACTAAGTAG
- a CDS encoding tetratricopeptide repeat protein, protein MQTIRIQLRESTQETVELRYWLPQIKHYESRRLKLAEIADFLQQGERDYYKLLPNLPGIGKQLFFWLDGDGRWLSRGIANCRGEGLVIAIDTDKKLAHLPWEVLHDGEDFLVKRVNPVVLPLRWIEKETEPFSVEARQLRVLFMATDPEDVQPKLEFEQEEARILADTRDFAVDLRVEESGCVSELGKVWSRYFNDFDVFHLTGHASIKDEAPYTPYFITETEIGDRHETTAAELAEIFRFRFPKLVFLSGCRTGQAPDKGAVPSMAEALIEQGARAVLSWGRPVEDRTATAAAAHLYGKLAAGYQLAQALASTYQQLFKQKVRDWHLLRLYVQGECPGALVDVLGDVPLSAPEPAYQQFLDPDTQLVRVAKPSEFVGRRRTLQRCLKAIRTSLGVLIHGLGGVGKSTVTARLLERMVGYHRLVNFRQLDEDKLLKTLAEQCTSERGHEILNGKLPLMQRLTKFFSEGLNTKEQRFAFVLDDFEANLELRNGVYVLQPQVVEVMLALLKAMQNSQLPHKVIITCRYNFTLSELNHRLYREPLGALGGADLIKKYNRLDSFNGSWQFQPDLPERAKTAADGNPRLLEWLDQILQNSPKSPEAERGVEMILQKMADKEKEFREDILAQELLKQQTPALRLMLGKLLVYELPVPLAAISPICEDISSWESHKQCAEILGLLEVTLTNNTERLYRVPRILSPLLEFPENPKGEELYKQAAQILYRLWWEEGKGATEAQSLEIHRLALLGKDEDIAGTIAFYLARNWKNQSRFREAVQLCKSTLEFTPDYRVLHEIARSQEVLGEVEQAQQYYQQALEFCLETDEIEKSTIIHNLAGIYLNKGEVEQAIALYNQSLEISERTGDVQSKAATLHCLGMIYVNKGEVEQAIALFNQSLKIKERIGYVQGKAATLHELGRIYANKGEMEQAIALYNQSLELKERIGNVQGKAATLHQLGILYANKGEVDEAIALYKESLEINERIGNVQGKATTLHQLGMIYANKGEVDQAIALYKESLEITERIGDVQGKAATLHNLGYIYTDKGEVDQAIALFNQSLEINERIGNVQGKAVTLKQLAIIYANKGEVDEAIALFNQSLEINERIGNVQAKAMTLWLLGHLAEQQGEYTKAISYLQPALEILQRLQSPDAESVSASLDRVMRNRLVRNINVGKEKS, encoded by the coding sequence GTGCAAACTATCCGCATTCAACTTCGGGAAAGTACGCAGGAAACTGTTGAACTCAGGTATTGGCTACCTCAAATAAAGCACTATGAATCACGTCGCCTGAAATTGGCAGAAATCGCTGATTTCCTCCAGCAAGGCGAACGAGATTATTATAAACTGCTGCCCAATTTACCAGGAATCGGGAAGCAGTTATTTTTTTGGTTGGATGGGGATGGACGGTGGTTGAGTCGGGGAATTGCTAACTGTCGCGGTGAGGGGTTGGTAATTGCCATTGATACTGATAAAAAATTGGCACATTTACCTTGGGAAGTGCTGCATGATGGTGAGGATTTTTTAGTCAAGCGGGTTAATCCAGTGGTGTTACCTCTGCGCTGGATTGAGAAAGAAACGGAACCGTTTTCTGTGGAAGCACGACAATTGCGAGTATTGTTTATGGCAACCGATCCGGAAGATGTGCAACCAAAGTTAGAGTTTGAACAGGAAGAAGCGAGAATTCTGGCTGATACGCGAGATTTTGCTGTTGATTTGCGGGTGGAAGAAAGCGGTTGCGTTAGCGAGTTGGGTAAGGTGTGGAGTCGCTATTTTAATGACTTTGATGTGTTTCACCTCACAGGACACGCCTCAATTAAAGATGAAGCACCTTACACGCCTTACTTTATTACTGAGACGGAAATCGGCGATCGCCACGAAACCACAGCCGCAGAACTGGCCGAAATCTTTCGGTTTCGCTTTCCCAAGTTGGTGTTTTTGTCTGGGTGTCGGACTGGACAAGCACCAGATAAAGGGGCTGTTCCTTCAATGGCTGAGGCGCTTATTGAACAAGGGGCTAGGGCGGTTTTAAGTTGGGGGCGGCCTGTGGAAGATCGGACAGCCACAGCCGCCGCCGCGCACCTCTACGGCAAATTGGCGGCGGGATATCAATTAGCCCAAGCACTAGCTAGTACTTACCAGCAGTTATTTAAACAGAAAGTGCGTGACTGGCATTTGTTACGGTTATATGTCCAGGGTGAATGTCCGGGTGCGTTGGTGGATGTGTTGGGAGATGTGCCACTCTCAGCGCCGGAACCTGCTTATCAACAGTTTTTAGATCCCGATACCCAACTGGTGCGGGTGGCGAAACCCTCTGAGTTTGTGGGGAGACGGCGGACTTTGCAACGTTGTCTCAAAGCTATTCGCACTTCATTAGGGGTACTAATTCACGGACTGGGGGGTGTGGGTAAGAGTACTGTGACGGCGCGACTTCTGGAAAGGATGGTTGGCTATCACAGGCTGGTGAACTTTCGGCAACTGGATGAGGACAAACTGCTCAAAACCCTTGCTGAACAATGTACCTCGGAACGGGGGCATGAAATTCTCAATGGCAAGTTACCCTTGATGCAGCGCCTCACCAAGTTTTTCAGTGAAGGACTGAATACCAAAGAACAGCGCTTTGCCTTTGTGCTGGATGACTTTGAGGCTAATTTGGAATTACGAAATGGGGTTTATGTCTTGCAACCACAAGTTGTGGAGGTAATGCTGGCGTTGCTGAAGGCGATGCAAAATTCCCAACTTCCCCACAAGGTAATTATTACCTGTCGCTACAATTTCACTTTGTCGGAACTGAATCATCGTCTGTACCGCGAACCTCTGGGGGCTTTGGGTGGGGCAGATTTAATTAAAAAGTATAATCGTCTGGATTCGTTTAATGGCAGTTGGCAATTTCAGCCAGATTTGCCGGAACGTGCCAAAACAGCAGCAGATGGAAATCCTCGGCTGTTGGAATGGTTAGATCAGATTTTGCAAAATTCCCCGAAGTCGCCGGAAGCGGAGAGGGGAGTTGAGATGATTCTGCAAAAGATGGCAGATAAGGAAAAGGAATTTCGTGAGGATATTTTGGCACAGGAATTGCTGAAGCAGCAAACTCCAGCTTTGCGTCTTATGCTGGGGAAGTTGTTGGTGTATGAGTTACCTGTTCCTCTAGCTGCTATTTCCCCGATTTGTGAGGATATCTCAAGTTGGGAAAGTCATAAGCAATGCGCTGAAATTTTGGGTTTGTTGGAAGTTACCCTCACCAACAACACAGAGAGGTTGTATCGTGTTCCCCGGATTTTGTCACCGTTGCTAGAGTTTCCAGAAAACCCCAAGGGTGAAGAGTTGTATAAACAAGCTGCACAAATTTTGTATCGTCTGTGGTGGGAAGAGGGGAAAGGTGCGACGGAAGCACAAAGTTTAGAAATTCATCGCTTGGCGTTGTTGGGGAAGGATGAAGACATTGCTGGCACAATAGCCTTCTATCTGGCACGTAACTGGAAAAATCAAAGCCGTTTTCGAGAAGCAGTGCAACTGTGCAAATCTACCTTAGAATTCACTCCAGACTACCGCGTTTTACATGAAATAGCTCGCTCTCAAGAAGTACTTGGTGAAGTTGAACAAGCACAGCAGTATTATCAGCAAGCGCTTGAATTTTGTTTGGAAACAGACGAAATAGAAAAATCTACAATAATTCATAACCTGGCAGGTATCTACCTCAACAAAGGTGAAGTGGAGCAAGCGATCGCACTTTACAATCAGTCTTTGGAAATAAGTGAACGCACTGGAGATGTCCAAAGCAAAGCTGCGACGTTGCACTGTCTGGGAATGATCTACGTCAACAAAGGGGAAGTGGAGCAAGCGATCGCACTTTTCAATCAGTCTTTGAAAATAAAAGAACGCATTGGTTATGTCCAAGGCAAAGCGGCGACGTTGCACGAACTGGGACGTATATACGCCAACAAAGGGGAAATGGAGCAAGCGATCGCACTCTACAATCAGTCTTTGGAATTAAAAGAACGCATTGGTAATGTCCAAGGCAAAGCGGCGACGTTGCACCAACTGGGAATTCTCTACGCCAACAAAGGGGAAGTGGATGAAGCGATCGCACTCTACAAGGAGTCTTTGGAAATAAATGAACGCATTGGTAATGTCCAAGGCAAAGCGACGACATTGCACCAACTGGGAATGATCTACGCTAACAAAGGTGAAGTAGATCAAGCGATCGCACTCTACAAGGAGTCTTTGGAAATAACAGAACGCATTGGTGATGTTCAAGGCAAAGCGGCGACGTTGCACAATCTAGGATATATCTACACCGACAAAGGGGAAGTGGATCAAGCGATCGCACTTTTCAATCAGTCTTTGGAAATAAATGAACGCATTGGAAATGTCCAAGGCAAAGCGGTGACGTTGAAACAACTGGCAATTATCTACGCTAACAAAGGGGAAGTGGATGAAGCGATCGCACTTTTCAATCAGTCTTTGGAAATAAATGAACGCATTGGAAATGTCCAAGCCAAGGCAATGACTTTGTGGTTGTTAGGACATTTGGCAGAACAGCAGGGTGAATACACTAAAGCGATATCCTATTTGCAACCAGCTTTAGAGATTTTGCAGCGATTGCAGTCACCGGATGCTGAAAGTGTGAGTGCAAGTCTTGATAGGGTAATGCGTAACAGACTTGTCCGAAATATTAACGTAGGAAAAGAAAAATCCTAA